Proteins co-encoded in one Candida albicans SC5314 chromosome 3, complete sequence genomic window:
- the ZCF7 gene encoding Zcf7p (Predicted Zn(II)2Cys6 transcription factor; mutant shows reduced colony wrinkling on Spider medium and is unable to utilize mannitol as a carbon source; mutants have increased colonization of mouse kidneys): MNNHNFIFNSSGDNNNNNNDDNNYYSHTNNSDNLLALGQGDSMSTFNSASPTSSISPSSNNPGLSNNSNQAPSESVLSNFFHTTNNSNPSLKKLTNRHTTSKKPKRKRATNIRACDTCAAKKVKCDANRPCGQCRTNNLECTHTRERKKTGPKTPTQKALESINNLTEVIEINANGKRKNLSRTGSNNSAVTQCSSNELTHDRTETENSNQPLSSRNSASPPISTGSSIKQCDTLKQIVGDNGNGDGNGTTDNNSVHQQNLEQLQGKLSLNDTSTSKTKEFATSPMAVPSATTIEDYIVTPFHLMENINLIGEEPSILELVRPLTVDSVILNYVRLVEFLVSNYPDSRDGNYQNNPRYQELNLIDHHDNSLYLSTLLIILTLNQIIAEVLIKLKKQKFKKFVRYPKKYLLSRPFKNFKNLCHFKVLEIFTLIEKNFIXXXXXNSPKQGP; this comes from the coding sequence ATGAATAACCAtaactttatttttaatagtAGTGGggataataacaacaacaataatgacGACAATAACTATTACTCCCACACCAATAACAGTGACAATCTTCTAGCACTTGGTCAAGGAGATTCAATGTCAACATTCAACTCAGCATCTCCCACATCTTCCATATCTCCATCCAGTAACAATCCAGGTTTGAGCAATAACTCTAATCAAGCACCTTCCGAATCAGTACTATCGAATTTTTTCCACACgacaaataattcaaatccTTCGCTTAAAAAACTAACCAATCGTCATACAACTTCGAAAAAGCCCAAAAGAAAGCGAGCAACAAACATCAGAGCTTGTGACACTTGTGCTGCCAAAAAAGTAAAGTGTGATGCAAACAGACCATGTGGCCAATGCCGGACAAACAATCTAGAATGTACTCATACCAGAGAACGTAAAAAAACAGGACCAAAGACTCCCACCCAAAAAGCTCTAGAATCTATTAATAATCTAACTGAAgttattgaaataaatgCTAAtgggaaaagaaagaatttatCCAGAACTGGTTCAAACAATTCTGCTGTTACCCAATGTTCGTCTAATGAACTAACTCACGATCGTACAGAAACAGAAAATTCTAACCAACCTTTATCTTCCAGAAATTCTGCATCGCCACCAATATCAACCGGAAGCTCGATTAAGCAGTGCGATAcattaaaacaaattgttggGGATAATGGCAATGGAGACGGCAATGGCACAACGGATAACAATAGCGTCCACCAACAAAACTTAGAACAACTACAAGGAAAATTGTCTCTAAATGATACCAGCACTTCAAAAACTAAAGAATTTGCAACTTCTCCTATGGCAGTACCTTCGGCCACAACTATTGAAGATTATATTGTTACTCCTTTTCATCTTATGGAAAAcataaatttaattggtGAAGAACCATCAATTCTCGAACTAGTGAGACCTTTGACAGTTGATTCTgttattttgaattatgTTCGATTAGTTGAATTTTTAGTTTCCAATTATCCAGATTCAAGAGACggaaattatcaaaacaatccacgttatcaagaattaaacCTCATTGATCATCATGATAATTCGTTATATCTATCtacattattaataattctaactttaaatcaaattattgcTGAAGTTCTTattaaattgaagaaacaaaaattcaagaaatttgtTCGATATCctaaaaaatatttgttgtCACGACCATTTAAGaactttaaaaatttgTGTCATTTTAAAGTATTAGAAATATTCACATTGATTGAGAAAAACTTCATTCNNNNNNNNNNNNNTAATTCCCCAAAACAGGGCCCATAG
- a CDS encoding uncharacterized protein (Ortholog(s) have mitochondrion localization), which translates to MDTSTIVAIGVDIGTGSVRVYHNETLTSLPITTENDIYITQSSFEIYSKLIQLLSRPQLDWNFDSICITATCSMVVLSKIIIDEETYLTPVSLNKSHPNSDVLLWMDNSATLQCNQLNEYLKVAYQNILNLVGGQFVPELGLPKLKMINDNFAEGDNNDNFSKSDLVCFELYDWISYLLKVGGFQNINASANGNGDDKLIVPYIPSKPFDFGDAIDGSIKGWPHQFLQDLGITVEIGRSESNIGNRLLPIGTPIGKVNDTDIIIGHGCIDCYSGFMNMYRSSPSEKSSTLSTMLMIAGTSTCFIYSTMTPTRTTDENSAPPNYIPTVWGPVEIGKSGLYLYEFGQPASGKLFEDFLTIGFDQLEQETQNLELKHNKSIHELIKGYFYYGDVYGNRNPYGDPKMSQMIIDNNNDILPSVISPNNQNKKSGNVLSQVIKYILILEFLVFQTKQLLEPLSNVSQIIINGSQSKNTRFLKLLSTVTGLPIIIANHDVARGAQLMALIGKLCSFGWHYDDAFDQAIQNNNNDYLGNENSINIREDYYQLLMTKYEIFKDMASAQQRYRKLMGDV; encoded by the coding sequence ATGGACACCTCCACAATAGTAGCAATAGGGGTAGATATAGGAACAGGTTCAGTTAGAGTGTATCACAATGAAACTCTCACCTCGTTACCAATTACCACTGAAAATGATATATACATCACCCAATcatcatttgaaatatattcaaaacTAATACAGTTATTAAGTAGACCCCAATTGGATTGgaattttgattcaatatGTATAACTGCAACTTGTTCAATGGTCGTATTATCCAAGATAATAATAGACGAAGAAACATATCTAACACCAGTTAGTTTGAACAAATCTCATCCCAATAGTGATGTTTTATTATGGATGGATAATTCTGCCACTTTGCAAtgtaatcaattgaatgaatatttaaaaGTTGCTTACCAGAATATATTGAATCTTGTGGGAGGTCAATTTGTTCCTGAATTAGGATTGCctaaattaaaaatgatcAATGACAACTTTGCTGAGGGTGATAACAATGATAACTTTAGCAAATCCGATTTGGTATGCTTTGAATTATATGATTGGATAAGCTATTTATTAAAAGTGGGCGggtttcaaaatatcaatgCAAGTGCTAATGGCAATGGCGATGACAAATTGATAGTTCCTTATATCCCTTCGAaaccatttgattttggagATGCCATAGATGGATCTATTAAAGGGTGGCCACATCAATTTTTACAAGATTTGGGTATAACTGTTGAAATTGGAAGAAGTGAAAGTAATATTGGGAATAGACTATTGCCAATTGGCACCCCTATTGGTAAAGTTAATGACACAGATATAATCATAGGTCACGGTTGTATCGATTGTTACAGTGGATTTATGAATATGTATCGGCTGTCACCATCAGAGAAAAGCTCTACGTTATCAACAATGTTGATGATTGCTGGAACCTCTACATGTTTCATATACTCCACTATGACACCTACCAGAACCACAGATGAGAATTCAGCGCCACCTAATTATATTCCAACAGTTTGGGGACCAGTAGAGATTGGAAAATCAGGACTTTATTTATATGAATTTGGCCAACCAGCTTCGGGTAAATTATTCGAGGATTTCTTAACAATTGGATTTGACCAATTAGAACAAGAGACTCAAAATTTAGAGTTGAAacataataaatcaattcacGAGTTGATTAAAGGTTATTTTTATTACGGTGATGTTTATGGGAATAGAAATCCCTACGGTGACCCCAAAATGTCACAAATGATCatagacaacaacaatgacaTTTTACCTAGTGTTATTTCTCcaaacaatcaaaacaaaaaatcgGGAAACGTATTATCACAAGTAATCAAGTACATTCTAATACTTGAATTTCTTGTGtttcaaacaaaacaattgtTGGAACCATTGTCAAATGTCTCtcaaatcattataaaTGGGTCGCAAAGTAAGAATACCAggtttttgaaattattatctaCAGTTACAGGATTACCAATTATAATTGCTAATCACGACGTTGCTCGAGGTGCTCAGTTGATGGCATTGATTGGTAAACTATGCTCATTTGGTTGGCACTACGATGATGCGTTTGATCAAGcaatacaaaataataataacgaCTATCTTGGTAATGAAAATAGTATTAATATTAGAGAAGATTATTACCAACTATTAATGACAAAGTATGAGATATTCAAAGACATGGCAAGTGCTCAACAAAGATACCGTAAATTAATGGGTGATGTTTAA
- a CDS encoding uncharacterized protein (Plasma-membrane-localized protein; filament induced; Hog1, ketoconazole, fluconazole and hypoxia-induced; regulated by Nrg1, Tup1, Upc2; induced by prostaglandins; flow model biofilm induced; rat catheter and Spider biofilm repressed), whose amino-acid sequence MKLITENEKNDHKSHIMKEGSKGFLIGSVIGLGLIRYFKFKQPLKYNSFNWTVKACLYTMPTLGFTAFLTDNGGTQFFKSRYRSTHLQQEKQVKSQQLDNLSMSEKIIYRLNEHKYKLVVGAWAGFLFGAWKIINKDLLLTKTQKLIHARVYAQAFTIGVLLSTLYLNMKEVELNNKLPQLPQSWERVLQDKGEL is encoded by the coding sequence ATGAAGCTTATTactgaaaatgaaaagaatgACCATAAAAGTCATATTATGAAAGAAGGTTCCAAAGGTTTTTTGATTGGTTCAGTTATTGGTTTAGGTTTGATTagatatttcaaattcaagcAACCACTTAAGTacaattcattcaattggaCAGTCAAAGCATGTTTATACACCATGCCTACTTTAGGGTTTACTGCATTTTTAACTGATAATGGTGGTactcaatttttcaaatctcGTTATCGTTCAACTCATTTACAACAGGAAAAGCAAGTCAAATCTCAACAATTGGACAATTTATCGATGCTGGAAAAAATCATCTATCGTTTAAATGAACATAAATACAAATTGGTTGTTGGTGCTTGGGCTGGTTTCCTTTTCGGTGCTTggaaaataatcaataagGATTTATTGTTAACAAAGActcaaaaattgattcatgCTAGAGTTTATGCTCAAGCATTTACTATTGGAGTTTTGTTGAGTACTTTGTATTTGAACATGAAGGAAGTTGagttgaataataaattaccTCAATTGCCACAAAGCTGGGAAAGAGTATTACAGGATAAAGGTGAATTATAG
- a CDS encoding uncharacterized protein (Ortholog of C. dubliniensis CD36 : Cd36_81500, C. parapsilosis CDC317 : CPAR2_503620, Candida tenuis NRRL Y-1498 : CANTEDRAFT_93693 and Debaryomyces hansenii CBS767 : DEHA2D15268g), with product MHLNHYQIYYNLSLSSIQLCNYYHILNLTNTLNYTNSNEYNYGNEAQEHQKILYMHRAITYFQLINVRNSDAVDPVQELYELLYSCERYYLVMSSHNYNINVTRNNDIVLQLRSNKYRGKSYTYELMRFLDSKHTIDELCYKSNFNVLLNYTKPVSGYFELKTEMNKLNATEPIHKIIHNIVLFKLLLIKPLNFVETKQEIVTIIRNLNLLLEENDSDTFKIKISNYQIIQPMLHCLKSFLEIKQVEVKLGTPQLDLQDQVLLVRFSENLILHFPFFNNINKLIRAHKILNNWFLNLSEIKKDDLEEQNEKNQQQGKLQSLQQPIQPSPQQPLASLAQQQQQPQEQQPSMSHNLENDLQNQILTPTPDSFSMNFPMHNSVSHMSPNLNQVSSQQKIASQINLNELLRDLNGTPSSTTDFINQYNNFKVPDTLISTNSNPITQHQADDEEEDVIDNEEDDAEDDQDQFFSIVPQNQHGHKFANLQAPQPVSNTGSNTLNNGPVTTATPSGAIGGGGNNTGSFLSLFNATNFVDDQTDGNNGATGVGSSFFNLYQLNNLPEK from the coding sequence ATGCACTTGAATCATTACCAgatatattataatttatcattgtCAAGCATTCAATTATGTAACTATTATCacattttgaatttaaccAACACTTTAAATTATACAAATCTGAATGAATATAATTACGGAAACGAAGCTCAAGAACATCAAAAAATCTTATACATGCACCGAGCAATTacttattttcaattaattaatgttAGAAATAGTGACGCAGTAGATCCGGTTCAGGAATTATACGAGTTGCTATACAGTTGTGAGCGATACTATCTTGTTATGTCATCACATAATTATAACATCAATGTAACAAGAAACAATGACATTGTTTTGCAATTACGTTCAAACAAGTATCGAGGTAAAAGTTACACTTACGAGTTGATGAGATTTTTAGATTCAAAACACACGATAGATGAATTATGTTATaaatccaatttcaatgttttattaaattatacCAAACCAGTTTCTGGCTATTTCGAATTGAAAACAGAAATGAATAAACTTAATGCCACAGAGCCAATACATAAGATAATCCacaatattgttttgttcaaattgttgCTCATTAAACCattaaattttgttgaaaccAAACAAGAGATTGTGACAATTATTAGGAACTTAAACTTACTATTAGAAGAGAATGATAGTGATACgtttaaaataaaaatttccaattatcaaataatacaacCAATGCTACATTGTTTAAAAAGTTTTCTTGAAATTAAGCAAGTTGAAGTAAAACTTGGTACTCCACAATTGGATTTACAGGACCAAGTTTTGTTAGTTAGATTTAGcgaaaatttgattttgcatttcccatttttcaataatatcaataaattgatcaGAGCTcataaaattttgaataacTGGTTCCTTAATTTGagtgaaattaaaaaagatGATTTGGAAGAACAAAATGAGAAGAACCAACAACAAGGCAAACTTCAAAGTTTACAACAACCAATTCAACCATCACCACAGCAACCACTAGCATCACTagcacaacaacaacaacagccgCAAGAGCAACAACCACTGATGCTGCacaatttggaaaatgaCTTACAGAACCAGATTCTCACGCCGACTCCCGATAGTTTTCTGATGAATTTCCCAATGCATAATTCAGTTCTGCATATGTCGCCCAATTTGAACCAAGTATCTCtgcaacaaaaaattgccAGTCAGATAAACTTGAATGAGTTATTAAGAGATCTTAATGGGACACCTTCATCTACTACAgattttattaatcaatataacaatttcaaagttCCCGATACTTTAATATCCACAAACTCAAATCCAATAACTCAACACCAAGCGgatgacgaagaagaagatgtaATAGacaatgaagaagatgatgcaGAAGATGATCAAGACCAGTTCTTTTCCATTGTGCCTCAAAATCAACATGGCCATAAATTTGCCAATCTTCAAGCCCCTCAACCAGTTTCTAATACAGGCTCCAACACGTTAAATAATGGCCCAGTTACAACGGCAACACCAAGTGGGGcaattggtggtggtggcaaCAATACTGGTAGTTTCCTTTCATTATTCAATGCTACTAATTTTGTGGATGATCAAACAGATGGTAATAATGGTGCTACTGGTGTTGGCAGCagctttttcaatttgtatcaattgaataatttgcCCGAAAAGTGA
- a CDS encoding DEAH-box ATP-dependent RNA helicase (Ortholog of S. cerevisiae Prp43, an RNA helicase in the DEAH-box family that functions in both RNA polymerase I and polymerase II transcript metabolism; Hap43-induced gene) — translation MANEEKRSNKRQKLIDNYEAEKIAEASEESLRTHPHPSDKIELIHHDQGEFKGLIRHQTTAEQAQKLEDGPKNPFTGHDFTTKYFDILKTRRDLPVHAQREEFLKIFHSTQIMVFVGETGSGKTTQIPQFVLYDEMPHLTGKQVACTQPRRVAAMSVAARVADEMDVELGEEVGYNIRFENNSGPKTILKYMTDGMLLREAMEDHDLTRYSCIILDEAHERTLATDILMGLLKQVSVRRPDLKIIIMSATLDAEKFQNYFNNAPLLAVPGRTHPVEIYYTPEFQRDYLDAAIRTVLQIHATEGEGDILLFLTGEEEIEDACRKISLEGDELVREQNCGPLKVYPLYGSLPPHQQQKIFEPAPTNPNPNGRPGRKVIISTNIAETSLTIDGIVYVVDPGFSKQKVYNPRVRVESLLVSPISKASAQQRAGRAGRTRPGKCFRLYTEEAFKKELIEQSYPEILRSNLSSTVLELKKLGIDDLVHFDFMDPPAPETMMRALEELNYLQCLSDEGDLTALGRLASQFPLDPMLAVMLIGSPAYSCSEEILTIVAMLSVPNVFVRPASARKRADEAKLSFAQADGDHLTLINVYEAFISPEASEIGTHKWCRDNFLSYRSLTSAKNVRNQLQRLMQKYDLQLISQYNQVSEFEYWENVKKALVAGFFMQVAKKKSGNKGYLTVKDNQDVLIHPSTVLSKEGEWLIYNEFVLTSKNYIRTVTVVKPEWLVEIAPKYYNLDHFAKGDVKLSLERVVERVGNMKKLDKKKKKSKN, via the coding sequence ATGGCTAACGAGGAGAAAAGATCAAACAAGAGACAGAAGTTAATTGACAACTATGAGGCTGAAAAAATTGCTGAGGCATCAGAAGAATCTCTCAGAACCCATCCTCATCCTTCAGACAAAATTGAACTAATCCACCATGATCAAGGGGAATTCAAAGGATTAATTCGTCACCAGACTACTGCTGAGCAAGCACAAAAATTAGAAGATGGACCTAAAAATCCATTTACTGGTCATGATTTCACCACAAAGTATTTTGatatattgaaaacaagACGTGATTTACCTGTACATGCTCAACGTGAAGAATTCTTAAAGATCTTCCATTCCACTCAAATAATGGTGTTTGTTGGGGAGACTGGGTCAGGTAAAACTACTCAAATCCCTCAATTTGTATTATACGATGAAATGCCCCATTTAACTGGTAAACAAGTTGCTTGTACACAACCAAGAAGAGTTGCCGCCATGTCGGTAGCAGCAAGAGTTGCAGATGAAATGGACGTTGAATTGGGTGAAGAAGTTGGTTACAACATTCGTTTTGAAAACAACAGTGGTCCTAAAAccattttgaaatatatgACTGATGGTATGTTATTGAGAGAAGCCATGGAAGATCATGATTTGACAAGATATTCTTGTATTATATTGGATGAAGCCCATGAGCGTACGTTGGCTACAGATATTTTAATGGGTTTATTGAAACAAGTCAGTGTAAGAAGACCcgatttgaaaattatcattatgtCTGCTACTTTAGATGcagaaaaatttcaaaactatTTTAATAATGCACCTTTGTTGGCAGTTCCTGGTAGAACCCATCCAGTAGAAATTTATTACACACCAGAATTTCAACGTGATTATTTGGACGCAGCTATTAGAACCGTGTTACAAATCCATGCCACTGAAGGTGAAGGGGatatattgttgtttttaaCTGGTGaggaagaaattgaagatgcATGTAGAAAGATTTCCCTTGAAGGTGATGAATTGGTTAGAGAACAAAATTGTGGTCCTCTTAAAGTTTATCCATTGTATGGTTCATTACCAcctcatcaacaacaaaagattTTTGAACCTGCTCCAACCAACCCAAATCCTAATGGGAGACCAGGACGTAAAGTCATTATATCTACAAACATTGCCGAAACTTCTTTGACTATTGATGGGATAGTATATGTAGTCGATCCAGgattttcaaaacaaaaagtttACAATCCAAGAGTAAGAGTTGAATCACTTTTGGTATCTCCTATATCCAAAGCTTCAGCACAACAAAGAGCTGGTAGAGCTGGTCGTACTAGACCTGGTAAATGTTTCAGATTATATACCGAGGAAGCTTTCAAAAAGGAATTGATTGAACAATCATACCCAGAAATCTTGCGTTCCAATTTAAGTTCAACAGttttagaattgaaaaaattgggtaTTGACGATTTGGTTCATTTTGACTTTATGGACCCTCCAGCTCCAGAAACTATGATGAGAGCCttggaagaattgaattatttgcAATGTTTATCTGATGAAGGGGATTTAACCGCATTGGGTAGATTAGCATCACAATTTCCATTAGATCCTATGCTTGCAGTAATGTTGATTGGATCTCCAGCATATTCATGTTCTGAAGAAATCTTAACTATCGTTGCCATGTTGAGTGTCCCTAATGTATTTGTACGTCCAGCACTGGCAAGAAAGAGAGCAGACGAAGCCAAATTGTCTTTTGCCCAAGCTGATGGTGATCATTTAACTTTAATCAATGTTTATGAAGCATTTATATCTCCTGAAGCGAGCGAAATAGGAACTCACAAATGGTGTCGTGATAATTTCCTTTCATACAGATCTTTGACTTCAGCTAAAAACGTCagaaatcaattacaaaGGCTCATGCAAAAATATGATTTACAGTTAATTTCACAATACAATCAAGTGTctgaatttgaatattgGGAAAATGTTAAAAAGGCATTAGTTGCAGGATTTTTCATGCAAGTTGCTAAAAAGAAACTGGGCAATAAAGGATATCTCACTGTAAAGGATAATCAAGATGTTTTAATTCATCCCTCTACTGTACTTTCTAAAGAAGGTGAGTGGTTGATTTATAATGAGTTTGTTTTAACTTCCAAAAATTACATAAGAACTGTTACTGTGGTTAAGCCAGAATGGTTAGTGGAAATAGCACCAAAATATTACAACTTGGACCATTTCGCCAAAGGAGATGTCAAATTAAGTCTAGAAAGAGTTGTCGAAAGAGTTGGTAATATGAAAAAGTTGgataagaagaagaaaaaaagtaaaaattga
- the TOS1 gene encoding Tos1p (Protein similar to alpha agglutinin anchor subunit; secreted; exogenously expressed protein is a substrate for Kex2 processing in vitro; fluconazole-induced; induced by alpha pheromone in SpiderM medium; Hap43-induced), whose product MKFSSTTLLAGLSSLTATVSAGCSFEGGNYYCSETKKVIYKGIGFSGTYMDVTNMDESTGKCTQQSYSFSGNLSPLDEELSVHFRGPLTLLQFGVYYPSSSGNSKRQIDDQDCNVKHVHHKHKRATEVVQVTQTVFVDGNGNTVTSQALQTSTVESSPAVSSAAADDNANSGSGSGSSAGSGSGYGSVSALDGEGKAYRSDISTKSAPTSTSAQPSSSETASVDGAWTRDSYYTPGSTDNCVFLNYHGGSGSGVWSAKFGNSLSYANADNSGGSSTPVPLEETTIKSGEEYIIFSGSKCGSSSDCGYYRKGTVAYHGFKGASKIFVFEFEMPSDTNGNGYNQDMPAVWLLNAKIPRTLQYGEATCSCWKTGCGELDLFEVLSSGSNKMISHLHDGQGSSQNSNNGGGGSQDYFERPTSGTFKGVVIFEGDEIHILQVDDETEFGSSLDEETVNAWLKEAGSVATIGY is encoded by the coding sequence ATGAAATTTAGTTCTACTACATTATTGGCTGGGTTATCATCACTCACTGCCACTGTCAGTGCCGGATGTTCATTCGAAGGCGGAAACTACTACTGTTCtgaaaccaaaaaagtTATCTACAAAGGTATCGGGTTTTCTGGTACTTATATGGACGTTACCAATATGGATGAAAGCACTGGTAAATGTACTCAACAATCATATTCCTTCAGTGGTAACTTGTCTCCATTAGACGAAGAATTATCAGTTCATTTCAGAGGACCTTTGACATTGTTACAATTTGGTGTTTACTACCCAAGCAGTAGTGGTAATTCAAAGAGACAGATTGACGACCAAGACTGTAATGTCAAACATGTTCACCATAAACACAAGAGAGCTACTGAAGTTGTTCAAGTCACACAAActgtttttgttgatggAAATGGTAACACTGTTACTTCCCAAGCTCTCCAAACTTCTACTGTCGAATCCAGTCCTGCTGTTTCATCTGCTGCTGCTGACGATAATGCCAACTCTGGCTCTGGCTCTGGCTCTAGCGCTGGCTCTGGCTCCGGTTATGGATCAGTATCTGCCCTTGACGGTGAAGGTAAAGCTTACAGATCCGATATCTCAACTAAATCTGCTCCAACCAGTACTTCTGCTCAACCATCTTCATCAGAAACCGCCTCTGTCGATGGTGCTTGGACCAGAGACAGTTATTATACTCCAGGATCCACCGATAACTGTGTGTTCTTAAACTATCATGGTGGTTCTGGTTCTGGTGTTTGGTCCGCTAAATTCGGTAACTCTTTATCTTATGCCAATGCTGATAACTCTGGTGGTTCTTCGACCCCTGTTCCCTTGGAAGAAACCACTATCAAATCTGGTGAAGAATACATTATCTTCTCTGGTTCTAAATGTGGTAGTAGTTCCGATTGTGGTTACTATAGAAAAGGTACTGTTGCTTATCACGGTTTCAAAGGAGCTAGCAagatttttgtttttgaatttgaaatgCCAAGTGATACTAATGGTAATGGTTATAACCAAGACATGCCAGCCGTTTGGTTATTGAATGCTAAGATTCCAAGAACTTTACAATATGGTGAAGCCACCTGTTCTTGTTGGAAGACTGGTTGTGGTGAActtgatttgtttgaaGTCTTGAGCAGTGGttcaaataaaatgatCTCCCACTTGCACGATGGTCAAGGTTCTTCTCAAAACAGTAacaatggtggtggtggttcTCAAGATTATTTCGAAAGACCAACTTCTGGTACATTCAAGGGTGTTGTTATTTTCGAAGGTGATGAAATCCATATTCTTcaagttgatgatgaaactGAATTCGGTTCATCATTAGATGAAGAAACTGTTAACGCTTGGTTGAAAGAAGCTGGTTCTGTTGCCACTATTGGTTACTAG